A single Chaetodon trifascialis isolate fChaTrf1 chromosome 18, fChaTrf1.hap1, whole genome shotgun sequence DNA region contains:
- the gtf3ab gene encoding general transcription factor IIIA, b — translation MGERLQSQKIYVCSFFECKAKFSKSWKLEAHLCKHTGLKPFSCENCDKSFCTRYQLTRHELSHSGEKPHKCSADGCSEAFVTNASMKNHMARVHEHRDKRYRCDHQGCGKDFSKRNQLKAHQCEHQQLLPFHCTFSGCAREFPSHGRLKHHERMHAGYPCENAACPFQGKTWTEYLKHRKEHKVKVPCGQCKKLFNKPWFLRQHVLRVHSGEKRMLSCPRKGCDKKFTRRFNLESHVLGDHEGKKPFSCAYAGCGKSFAMKESLWRHGVVHDPAKKKMKKLRPRKNQPWRAALQARLAAAANQAETKLAAKLRKTTLKDNKS, via the exons ATGGGGGAGAGGTTGCAAAGTCAAAAAATCTatgtttgctctttttttgaGTGTAAAGCTAAATTTAGTAAGTCATGGAAGCTAGAGGCTCATCTTTGCAAACACACGGGATTG AAACCATTCTCCTGCGAGAATTGTGACAAGAGCTTTTGCACTCGCTATCAACTCACCCGACATGAGCtcagtcatagtggggaaaaACCACACAA GTGTTCGGCTGATGGATGCTCTGAGGCGTTTGTCACAAATGCCAGCATGAAGAACCACATGGCTCGGGTTCACGAGCACCGGGACAAGCGCTATCGA tgcGACCATCAGGGCTGTGGAAAAGACTTCAGCAAGAGGAACCAACTGAAAGCCCATCAGTGTGAGCACCAACAGCTTCTGCCATTTCA TTGTACTTTCAGTGGCTGTGCAAGAGAATTTCCCTCTCATGGAAGACTGAAGCATCATGAGCGAATGCATGCAG gttaCCCTTGTGAGAATGCAGCGTGTCCTTTTCAGGGAAAGACGTGGACAGAATATCTGAAGCACAGAAAGGAACATAAAG TCAAGGTGCCGTGTGGACAGTGCAAAAAGCTGTTTAACAAACCCTGGTTCTTGCGCCAGCATGTGCTGCGAGTCCACTCTGGGGAGAAGAGGATGCTGTCGTGCCCCAGAAAAGGGTGTGATAAAAAGTTCACTCGTCGTTTCAACTTGGAGAGTCACGTACTGGGAGACCATGAGGGCAAGAAGCCGTTCAGCTGTGCGTATGCTGGCTGTGGGAAGAGCTTTGCCATGAAG GAAAGCTTGTGGCGCCATGGAGTGGTGCATGATCcagcaaagaaaaagatgaag AAACTGCGTCCTAGGAAGAATCAGCCCTGGCGTGCGGCACTGCAGGCCAGActggcagctgcagccaatcaagCAGAGACCAAGCTTGCTGCAAAGCTGCGCAAAACGACTTTAAAGGATAACAAATCTTGA